Genomic segment of Pochonia chlamydosporia 170 chromosome 1, whole genome shotgun sequence:
CGTGTCTTGACGTCCGCATTCACTCACCTCTCACCTACCCCTCGCTTCTCGGAATTCATAATTTCCCTCCTCCCCGCCAAGATCCATCGACCGTCCTCCATCATGGATACATTCAGAAACCTCTTCGCCAGGCCCGATCCCCAAGCACAGGTTCGTCTCCCTCATCCCCCAATCTCCATCCCACACCGATCCAAAACCACACTCACCAAACATACTAACCCGCCACACCACCCAGTTCCGCAAATGCAACGCCCTCATCCGCTCCAACATCCGCAAACTCGACCGCGACATCACCGCCAACAAGCAAAACGAAATCAAAATAAAAaacctcatcctccaagCCGACAAGCGCGCGCAGCGAGACCCCGCCCGCGCAAAGCAAGCCCAAAAGGAAGTCCGCGACTTTGCCCGCGAGCTCGTCCGCCAGCGCCGCGTGTCAGCCCGCGCAATCACCTCCAAAGCCCAGCTCAACTCGGTGCAGATGCAAGTCAACGAGGCGTTTGCGGTGCGCAAGATTGAGGGCTCCATACGCGCGAGTGTGGGCATCATGAAGGATCTGAATACCCTGATACGGCTGCCCGAGATGGCGGGCACGATGCGCCAGCTGAGCGAGGAGTTGATGAAGGCGGGTATCATAGAGGAGATGGTGGAGGATATACTGCCTGAGGATGGGgacatgttgatggaggatgaggGCGAGGTTGATAAGGTGCTGGGTGAGGTattgaaggggaagaaggagccGAGTTTGCCGGTTGCGCCGGTGCCGGAGCCGCAGAaggatgtggaggaggaggaggaagaagaggagaatGCGGAGGCTATGATGGATCAGATGCGGAACCGGTTGGATGCGTTGAGGAGTTAGAGagaggtggtgatgttggtatTTGGGGTTTTGGTTGTTTATATTGGAGGGCGTTTGGCGCGGGATATATAGGTTTTTCTTATGGGGCATACTGGCTTTGCATGACGATATGATATAG
This window contains:
- a CDS encoding vacuolar protein-sorting-associated protein (similar to Metarhizium robertsii ARSEF 23 XP_007818797.1); translation: MDTFRNLFARPDPQAQFRKCNALIRSNIRKLDRDITANKQNEIKIKNLILQADKRAQRDPARAKQAQKEVRDFARELVRQRRVSARAITSKAQLNSVQMQVNEAFAVRKIEGSIRASVGIMKDLNTLIRLPEMAGTMRQLSEELMKAGIIEEMVEDILPEDGDMLMEDEGEVDKVLGEVLKGKKEPSLPVAPVPEPQKDVEEEEEEEENAEAMMDQMRNRLDALRS